The following nucleotide sequence is from Candidatus Cetobacterium colombiensis.
ACAAGAGGTTCGATTTTACTTTTAGTGGCAGCCATAAAATATGGCATAGCTCCAGTATAAGCAACATCTGTTCTATTTTTCTTAGCTTTTAAAGATTCTGTTAAAGCCATATCAGAAGATGGCTCAAACCATTCAACTTTCATTCCCACAGCTTGTTCTAGATCTTTTAAAAATTTATCTTTTGCCACAACTTTAGATTCTAAATCTTCATCAATTCCAAAGGCAATAACAAGTTTTTTCTCTTTTGTATCTTTCTTTTCACACCCTGTCATAAAAAGTCCAGCACCAATTAATCCCAAAGTAAATACTTTATTTAAATTTTTCAATTTTTTATCCTCCTAATTTTTAGTTTTTAGTTTAACTTTTCAGTATAAAACTTTTTTATATCATCCCATTTGTAATATGGTTTTGTTGAACTAGCTATAGGTAGCTCAGCATCTTTTTCGTTGTGTAAAATTTTAACTAAAACATCCCCACTATTATTTTTATAAAAAATCCATTGAATGTTAGTAGACATACCAGATATATTTCTTCCTAACCATTTATCATAAACTTTGTTTAAATCGTTTTCTTTCACAGAGTAACCATTGATCTCTAATAAAGTTATAAATGGAATTAAAGTTTCTGCATGGGCAAATCTTAAATTAGCAGATGTATTTTGATTTTTAATAGCTTCATCACTTGTAACTATAAAGTTTTCCAACAGAGGGAAAGCTATGTTTGTAGCAATATTTTCACCTTTTTTTCCAGGACCTTTTTCGTAGAAGTCACTTAAGTTGTCAACTTCTTCATACCATTTTAGTTGGTCTTCAGTGAAGTATTTTCCAAAACCTAAATCTTTTCCAATATTAGATTGAATAATATATAGATCATATAAATTTCTTACAGCAGTTGTAGGATTTTTAAGAACAACTTTTCCTTTTTGATCTTTTAGCTTAAACTCACCATTTTCTAATCTTTGAATAAACTCTTTAGTGAAAAGTTGATTTAAAACTTCGTTGTTAAAGTTTTTACTTTTAGAGTATTTGTCTAACTCTTTTTTCCAAGAACCATTTTCTGAGAACTCTTCATATTCAGGAGACAGATCAAAGAATCTTAAAAGAATATCTTTTTTCTCGTTAGTAGAAACTTTAAAATTCATACTAGGAGTGTATTGTCCAAGCTCTTGTAAAAAAGCGTCTCTACTTTGTTGGGCTCTTTCAACATAAGTGGATGTGGCAATAATATCCTTCCCAAAGATTTCAGGGTTGCTTTCATAAAATCTTTTGGCAATATCTTTTTGTTCTTGTGCACCAACTTCAGTTAAAAGTCCATAGTTTCCCTTTTCAATTTCCATAAGTTCTGCAATGGAATTTTTTAATTTTAATCCCTCTGGTGTAATAGCGTTATCTTTTTCTGCAATGGAAAGTAACTCATAAAGAGAAACATCATATTTTGGAGAAGAAAGGTGTCTTGAACCGTGTCTTCCTAAGTGATTGATGAAAAATGGTTTGTATCCATTTGGAGCAGGAGCAGT
It contains:
- a CDS encoding histidine-type phosphatase, which produces MNTTTLLGIFFTLTTSLLATDLNYLGTKQPYKVKEVSTAPAPNGYKPFFINHLGRHGSRHLSSPKYDVSLYELLSIAEKDNAITPEGLKLKNSIAELMEIEKGNYGLLTEVGAQEQKDIAKRFYESNPEIFGKDIIATSTYVERAQQSRDAFLQELGQYTPSMNFKVSTNEKKDILLRFFDLSPEYEEFSENGSWKKELDKYSKSKNFNNEVLNQLFTKEFIQRLENGEFKLKDQKGKVVLKNPTTAVRNLYDLYIIQSNIGKDLGFGKYFTEDQLKWYEEVDNLSDFYEKGPGKKGENIATNIAFPLLENFIVTSDEAIKNQNTSANLRFAHAETLIPFITLLEINGYSVKENDLNKVYDKWLGRNISGMSTNIQWIFYKNNSGDVLVKILHNEKDAELPIASSTKPYYKWDDIKKFYTEKLN